One genomic region from Armatimonadota bacterium encodes:
- a CDS encoding sigma-70 family RNA polymerase sigma factor produces the protein MSARVFVGGNGSVGDGIIDAGRIRDPGCPDAYLVHAAQLGNGEAFGVLVERYHRQVYGIVYRMCGAAEAEDLTQDIFVRALQALRGFKYQGQASFRTWLYRIAVNASINELRRRKRRRAVIGPSLDEMIETDGGAVARSVPDESRRPEDVLERKEERDAVHAVRMPGMFMISEVEVLYGIGDRNR, from the coding sequence ATGTCTGCGAGGGTGTTTGTAGGCGGGAACGGGTCGGTGGGTGACGGCATCATTGATGCCGGCCGGATCCGCGACCCCGGCTGTCCCGACGCTTACCTTGTGCACGCCGCGCAGCTTGGGAACGGGGAAGCCTTCGGCGTCCTGGTAGAGAGATACCACCGGCAGGTCTATGGGATCGTCTACCGGATGTGCGGGGCGGCCGAAGCTGAAGACCTCACCCAGGACATCTTTGTCCGTGCGTTGCAGGCGCTCCGCGGGTTCAAGTATCAGGGGCAGGCGAGTTTCCGGACGTGGCTGTACCGGATTGCCGTGAACGCCAGCATCAATGAGTTACGCCGGCGCAAGCGTCGCCGGGCTGTGATTGGCCCGTCCCTTGATGAGATGATCGAGACGGACGGCGGGGCAGTAGCGAGGTCAGTGCCGGATGAATCGAGAAGGCCTGAAGATGTACTTGAGCGCAAGGAGGAGCGGGACGCAGTCCACGCCGTCCGTATGCCGGGCATGTTCATGATCTCGGAGGTGGAAGTCCTCTACGGTATCGGAGACCGTAACCGTTAA